From Onychostoma macrolepis isolate SWU-2019 chromosome 05, ASM1243209v1, whole genome shotgun sequence, one genomic window encodes:
- the spra gene encoding sepiapterin reductase a, whose amino-acid sequence MMSSASGFGKALVIITGASKGFGRALALSIAPRLAAGSALILAARSDDLLQQLKADLSRAHPALTLRCAAADLSCQAGVESVIAAITHSDPDIEHLLLFNNAASLGDVSRFCGDFTDVDEVNSYLSLNVSSALCVTAGVLRAVPRRSGLTRVVVNISSLCALRPFPSWVLYCSGKAARDMMFRVLAEEEPELRVLNYAPGPLDTDMQRQARSSSADDALRSSFSVMHAQGQLLTCDQSISKLMQVLLEDKYTSGAHLDFYDL is encoded by the exons ATGATGAGCTCCGCGTCGGGTTTCGGTAAAGCGTTGGTCATCATCACCGGAGCGTCGAAGGGCTTCGGCCGGGCTCTGGCTCTGTCCATCGCGCCGCGTCTGGCGGCGGGCTCCGCGCTGATCCTCGCGGCGCGATCTGATGACCTGCTGCAGCAGCTGAAGGCGGATCTGAGCCGCGCTCACCCCGCGCTGACGCTCCGCTGCGCCGCCGCTGATCTGAGCTGCCAGGCGGGCGTCGAGAGCGTCATCGCCGCGATCACACACAGCGACCCGGACATCGAGCATCTGCTGCTCTTCAATAACGCAG CGTCTCTGGGCGATGTGTCGCGGTTCTGTGGTGACTTCACGGATGTGGATGAGGTGAACTCGTACCTGTCTCTGAACGTGAGCTCTGCTCTCTGTGTGACGGCGGGGGTTCTGCGTGCGGTCCCGCGGCGCTCCGGCCTGACGCGCGTGGTCGTGAACATCAGCTCGCTGTGTGCGCTCCGGCCCTTCCCGTCCTGGGTCCTGTACTGCAGCGGGAAGGCGGCCCGGGACATGATGTTCCGCGTGCTGGCGGAGGAAGAACCCGAGCTCCGAGTCCTGAACTACGCACCAG GGCCTCTGGACACAGACATGCAGCGGCAGGCGAGGAGCAGCTCTGCAGACGACGCTCTGAGAAGCTCCTTCAGTGTCATGCATGCTCAGGGTCAGCTGCTCACCTGTGACCAGTCCATCAGCAAACTCATGCAGGTCCTGCTGGAGGACAAATACACCTCTGGAGCTCATCTGGACTTCTATGATTTATAG